A stretch of Gemmatimonas aurantiaca T-27 DNA encodes these proteins:
- a CDS encoding RidA family protein, with product MPRSTAFSPRGPQAIGPYSHATWAGDLLYCSGQTPIDPATGKLIDGDVGAQTNRVFDNLQAVVEDAGLTMDDVVKCNVYLTDMANFAAMNAVYGTRFTAPFPSRTTVAVAGLPLGAAVEIELIAKKG from the coding sequence ATGCCTCGCTCCACTGCCTTCAGCCCGCGCGGCCCCCAGGCCATCGGCCCCTACTCCCACGCCACGTGGGCGGGTGACCTGCTGTACTGCTCCGGCCAGACCCCGATCGACCCGGCCACGGGGAAGCTCATCGACGGTGACGTCGGTGCGCAGACCAATCGGGTATTCGACAACCTGCAAGCCGTGGTGGAAGACGCCGGCCTGACGATGGACGATGTGGTCAAGTGCAATGTGTACCTCACCGACATGGCCAACTTTGCGGCCATGAATGCGGTGTACGGCACGCGTTTCACGGCGCCATTCCCGTCGCGCACGACGGTGGCCGTAGCGGGGTTGCCGCTGGGTGCGGCAGTCGAGATCGAGCTGATCGCGAAGAAGGGATAA
- a CDS encoding rhomboid family intramembrane serine protease: MAKPPVARTARNVTKSLKTQVSTLGTTMGAFWITFVVNGMLGGALNQFGIVPRTVSGLRGILFGPFLHGNLQHLVANTIPFLALGWMVMLRDARHFLPVTLFSMLGAGLFAWTLGAPGSVHIGASGVIFGYLGFLLLAGVYSRSVASILLSLVTAALWGGLVLGIAPGQAGISWQAHLGGFIGGILAARAFRKAR; this comes from the coding sequence ATGGCCAAGCCTCCCGTCGCCCGCACAGCACGCAACGTCACCAAGTCGCTCAAGACCCAGGTCTCGACGCTCGGCACCACCATGGGTGCGTTCTGGATCACCTTCGTGGTGAACGGCATGCTCGGCGGCGCACTCAATCAGTTCGGCATCGTGCCACGCACGGTGAGTGGTCTGCGCGGCATTCTGTTCGGACCATTCCTGCACGGCAACCTGCAGCACCTGGTGGCCAATACCATCCCCTTCCTCGCCCTCGGCTGGATGGTGATGCTGCGCGACGCACGTCACTTCCTGCCGGTGACACTCTTCTCGATGCTGGGGGCCGGTCTGTTCGCCTGGACACTCGGTGCACCCGGTTCGGTGCACATCGGTGCGAGTGGCGTGATCTTCGGCTATCTGGGCTTTCTGCTGCTGGCCGGTGTGTATTCCCGCAGCGTGGCGAGCATCCTGCTCAGCCTCGTGACGGCGGCCTTGTGGGGCGGACTCGTGCTCGGCATCGCACCGGGCCAGGCGGGGATAAGCTGGCAGGCCCACCTCGGCGGATTCATCGGCGGCATCCTGGCGGCGCGGGCGTTTCGGAAAGCGCGCTGA
- a CDS encoding HDOD domain-containing protein, which translates to MMSPHDPADTANDPMPVRQRLARILEGSDFPALSKQIIDTLSALDDDAHSLQRLANVVLREYSLTLSVVRTANSVHYRRGARPIQSATHAMMMLGARTVRQLASSLLLFENYARKSPELKELMLLSLLTANHARAAAARLQQDPEEAHLCGMFRNLGEVLVAGHFPEDYARIRALMADGTRSETAATRLVLGFPFADLGVEVSRHWGMPDTVVQGIRARAAASASVGAAITSFSHDLTHALYRLDADVTDIPLAVDAVIEQHGAKVKLTREQIGGIVTDALEETRELFVNPQIATDRMRFRQLTTAARGALGESVTARDEDTPTDTGHVDAGALRVRLRQELEEKVDVASGAGVGEVLLQALEAVMRGGPYDRTLACLFTPDRQRLIARTGLGEGVETLIAQFDFAVSVRGGPIVSLTQQRQAVYLPADRSLTTLEVRWVQSMGLTQFGVFPLIVLGKIVGCIYCDRVGTTEVPDRATVRYTKAIADLVVDAIGRRRSG; encoded by the coding sequence ATGATGTCTCCGCACGACCCCGCCGATACCGCGAATGATCCGATGCCCGTCAGGCAACGCCTGGCGCGTATTCTCGAAGGCTCGGACTTTCCGGCACTGTCCAAGCAGATCATCGACACGCTGTCAGCGCTCGATGACGATGCCCACTCGCTGCAGCGACTCGCCAATGTCGTGCTGCGTGAGTACAGCCTCACCCTGTCGGTGGTCCGCACCGCCAACAGCGTGCACTACCGGCGCGGTGCCCGCCCCATCCAGAGCGCCACCCACGCCATGATGATGCTGGGGGCGCGTACCGTACGCCAGCTCGCCAGCAGCCTGCTGTTGTTCGAGAACTACGCACGCAAGTCGCCCGAGCTGAAGGAGCTCATGCTGCTGTCGTTGCTCACGGCCAATCATGCCCGTGCAGCAGCGGCCCGTTTGCAGCAAGACCCCGAGGAAGCGCATCTGTGTGGCATGTTCCGCAACCTGGGTGAGGTGCTGGTCGCAGGGCATTTCCCGGAGGACTATGCGCGCATCCGTGCGCTGATGGCCGACGGGACGCGCAGTGAAACGGCGGCAACGCGTCTCGTGCTGGGATTCCCGTTTGCCGATCTCGGTGTGGAAGTCTCGCGGCATTGGGGCATGCCGGACACCGTGGTACAGGGCATCCGGGCCCGGGCGGCGGCATCCGCGTCGGTGGGCGCGGCCATTACGTCGTTCAGTCACGATCTCACGCACGCCCTGTACCGGCTCGATGCAGATGTCACTGACATCCCGCTCGCGGTGGACGCCGTCATCGAGCAGCACGGCGCCAAGGTGAAGCTCACGCGCGAGCAGATCGGTGGCATTGTCACCGATGCGTTGGAAGAAACGCGGGAGCTGTTCGTGAATCCGCAGATCGCCACTGATCGGATGCGGTTCCGTCAACTCACCACGGCGGCACGTGGTGCGTTGGGAGAAAGCGTCACGGCGCGCGACGAAGACACTCCCACCGACACGGGCCACGTGGACGCTGGTGCCCTGCGTGTGCGTCTACGTCAGGAACTCGAAGAGAAGGTGGACGTGGCCTCGGGCGCCGGAGTGGGTGAAGTGCTGTTGCAGGCACTCGAAGCCGTGATGCGCGGTGGCCCGTATGATCGCACGTTGGCCTGTCTCTTCACGCCCGATCGGCAGCGTCTCATTGCGCGGACCGGACTGGGCGAAGGCGTGGAAACACTCATCGCGCAGTTCGATTTTGCCGTCTCGGTGCGCGGTGGGCCGATCGTATCACTCACGCAGCAACGACAGGCGGTGTATCTGCCCGCCGATCGCTCACTGACCACGCTCGAAGTGCGTTGGGTGCAATCCATGGGACTCACGCAGTTCGGCGTGTTTCCGCTGATCGTGCTGGGCAAGATCGTGGGCTGCATCTATTGCGACCGCGTTGGCACTACCGAAGTGCCCGATCGCGCTACCGTTCGCTATACAAAGGCCATCGCTGATCTGGTGGTGGATGCCATCGGGAGACGGCGCAGCGGCTGA